In one Melopsittacus undulatus isolate bMelUnd1 chromosome 4, bMelUnd1.mat.Z, whole genome shotgun sequence genomic region, the following are encoded:
- the PPP1R14D gene encoding protein phosphatase 1 regulatory subunit 14D produces MASNSSALPRVTFQTPEKPEEESSHRKLGKLTIKYNRKDLQRWLDLEEWINTQLQELYQCRLREETEAAAPEPQIDLEDLLEVPNEEQKLKLQEILHECSNPTEDFITELLSRLKGLRRVTNPQKK; encoded by the exons ATGGCCAGCAACTCCAGTGCACTGCCCCGGGTGACTTTCCAGACACCAGAGAAGCCTGAGGAGGAATCATCACACAGGAAACTGGGCAAGTTAACCATCAAGTACAACCGCAAAGACCTGCAGCGCTGGCTGGATCTAGAGGAATGGATCAACACCCAACTGCAGGAGCTGTACCAGTGCCGG ctaaGAGAGGagacagaggcagcagctcctgagccaCAAATTGATCTTGAAGATCTGCTGGAGGTCCCtaatgaagaacagaaattaaaactacAG GAAATCCTCCATGAGTGCTCCAACCCAACAGAG GACTTCATTACAGAACTGCTCAGTCGATTGAAAGGTCTCCGGAGAGTCACCAATCCTCAGAAGAAATGA